From the genome of Triticum dicoccoides isolate Atlit2015 ecotype Zavitan unplaced genomic scaffold, WEW_v2.0 scaffold56577, whole genome shotgun sequence, one region includes:
- the LOC119346986 gene encoding zinc finger CCCH domain-containing protein 24-like, whose protein sequence is MEDTTTPPPPPPQQQQPDQQAPELAGEKRKREEESPAAASGENPSMEATTQPPPPEQQGQETEPAGEKRKREEESPEAAPGDAAPASAAAAPATTGEGERHPMSKTSLCSFFRRRGGGPDGCNHGEACRYAHTEEELRPRPDGTWDPTSDRAKKLRRVSEEEGEGAAGEERGGRWGQEEVTFDESSLDKCLVGLSRHWLADRLKSFLDEQGISYAVAKKKKGMTVGFVTFETVEQLRNAVEVLKENRSGGKQIKIADANRRSHQKLHSEGPVSNNGAATENSSDAAAPADGTSGPEAAGASKRTVRDAVTPLAHMTYSDQLEHKKSSVAQLLKKLTRNAKKACPADVTLPDWISNAKQIGGLSCKLEGILESPVIDGYRNKCEFSVGHSLAGKKTVGFMLGNFREGVTAVEEPVDCPNVSAMSCKYAMIFQDFLQLSCLPAWNRVDNSGFWRQFTVREGRSPAQAVVAQDTQTQISEVMIIIQVCSTGVDEVLMKDEFAKLSKTLVQGAATCSPPLPLTTIVVQDHTGISNVAPADCPLIPLLVPEVDQSEEGAVDKTRIHDHISNLRFSLSPTAFFQVNTLAAERLYTLAGDWANLNSDTLLFDVCCGTGTIGLTLAHRVGMVVGIEMNESAVVDAQRNALINGIKNCRFVCGKAEDVMGSLLTEYLGSPQQHIAASESNSEVNGTGKKEDIVGDAENNGKSTESLTEKNESGEINEDLDDGISKELEGGHEQCNEAVCNQNSEEASSLVNEESVDAKAADCSEHTKTREEGSSISKNDVLAATACQFKNFVAIVDPPRAGLHPTVIKVLRTHPRIRRLVYISCNPDTLVANAIELCTPSTEHREKNKGHRGWRNMSSAGLARQRTKSMPSSEPFVPKRAMAVDLFPHTSHCEMVMLFER, encoded by the exons ATGGAGGacaccaccacgccgccgccgccgccgccacagcaGCAACAGCCGGACCAGCAGGCGCCCGAGCTCGCCGGGGAGAAGCGCAAGAGGGAGGAGGAGTCTCCGGCGGCAGCCTCCGGGGAGAATCCATCCATGGAGGCCAccacgcagccgccgccgccggagcagcaGGGTCAGGAGACCGAGCCCGCCGGAGAGAAGCGCAAGAGGGAGGAGGAGTCGCCGGAGGCAGCCCCCGGAGACGCCGCACCAGCATCAGCAGCAGCAGCCCCCGCCACCACCGGCGAGGGCGAGCGGCACCCGATGTCGAAGACGAGCCTGTGCTCCTTCTTCCGGCGGCGGGGGGGCGGCCCGGACGGGTGCAACCACGGGGAGGCGTGCCGGTACGCGCAcacggaggaggagctgcggccgcGGCCCGACGGCACGTGGGACCCCACCTCCGACCGGGCCAAGAAGCTGCGCAGGGTctccgaggaggagggggagggggcggccggggaggagagggggggCCGGTGGGGGCAGGAGGAGGTCACCTTCGACGAGAGCTCGCTCGACAAGTGCCTCGTCGGGCTCTCCCGGCACTGGCTCGCCGACAGGCTCAAGTCCTTCCTCGACGAGCAG GGAATCTCATATGCAGTagcaaagaagaagaaaggaatgacCGTTGGTTTTGTGACATTTGAAACTGTTGAACAACTGAGAAATGCTGTGGAG GTCCTTAAGGAGAATCGATCTGGTGGAAAGCAAATAAAGATAGCAGATGCCAATCGCAGGTCTCATCAGAAGTTGCATTCAGAAGGACCAGTATCTAATAATGGGGCAGCAACAGAAAACAGTAGTGACGCTGCTGCTCCTGCTGATGGAACATCCGGACCTGAAGCAGCAGGAGCAAGTAAAAGAACTGTGCGTGACGCAGTTACGCCCCTTGCGCATATGACATACAGTGATCAGCTAGAGCACAAAAAAAGTTCAGTGGCACAGTTACTTAAGAAACTT ACTCGGAATGCTAAGAAAGCTTGCCCAGCTGACGTTACATTACCAGATTGGATTTCCAACGCAAAGCAAATTG GTGGTCTTTCTTGCAAGCTTGAAGGCATTCTGGAGTCCCCAGTGATTGATGGGTATCGTAATAAGTGTGAGTTCTctgtgggacattccttggcgggtAAAAAGACAGTAGGGTTTATGCTTGGGAATTTCAG ggaaggtgtgactgctGTTGAGGAACCTGTGGACTGCCCAAATGTTTCAGCAATGTCCTGTAAATATGCTATGATATTCCAAGATTTTCTGCAGTTATCATGCTTACCTGCGTGGAACAGAGTTGATAATTCTGGGTTTTGGCGCCAATTCACA GTTCGAGAGGGAAGAAGTCCAGCTCAAGCTGTTGTTGCACAAGATACACAAACACAAATATCAGAAGTCATGATTATTATCCAG GTATGCTCCACAGGTGTTGATGAGGTACTGATGAAAGATGAGTTTGCCAAATTGTCCAAGACACTGGTGCAGGGGGCTGCAACATGCTCACCTCCATTGCCTCTAACAACTATAGTAGTTCAA GATCACACAGGAATATCAAATGTAGCACCAGCTGACTGTCCACTGATCCCACTATTGGTGCCAGAAGTGGACCAATCAGAAGAGGGAGCAGTGGATAAAACAAGAATCCATGACCACATCAGCAATCTTCGGTTCTCTCTGTCACCAACAGCATTTTTTCAG GTTAATACTCTTGCTGCAGAAAGATTGTACACCCTTGCTGGTGATTGGGCCAATCTCAATTCGGACACATTACTTTTTGACGTATGCTGTGGGACTGGAACAATTGGCCTGACATTAGCTCACCGTGTTGGAATG GTTGTTGGAATTGAAATGAATGAATCAGCGGTTGTGGATGCTCAGAGAAATGCTCTTATTAACGGTataaaaaattgccgttttgtCTGCGGGAAG GCTGAAGATGTGATGGGGTCTCTTCTCACAGAGTATCTTGGTTCGCCACAGCAGCACATTGCAGCTTCTGAAAGTAATTCAGAAGTTAATGGTACAGGAAAAAAAGAGGATATAGTTGGTGATGCAGAGAATAATGGTAAAAGTACGGAGAGCTTAACAGAAAAAAATGAGAGTGGTGAGATAAATGAGGACTTGGATGATGGGATTAGCAAAGAGTTGGAAGGTGGACATGAGCAATGCAATGAGGCTGTTTGTAACCAAAATAGTGAGGAAGCATCATCATTGGTCAATGAGGAGTCCGTTGATGCAAAAGCAGCTGACTGTTCAGAGCACACCAAAACCCGCGAGGAAGGTTCTTCGATTTCTAAAAATGACGTGCTTGCAGCTACTGCATGCCAGTTCAAGAACTTTGTTGCTATTGTAGATCCTCCACGTGCTGGGCTTCACCCTACT GTGATCAAGGTATTGAGGACTCATCCACGCATCCGTCGTCTAGT GTACATTTCCTGCAATCCAGACACTCTAGTTGCCAACGCAATCGAGCTGTGCACCCCATCAACCGAGCATAGGGAAAAGAACAAGGGCCACCGTGGATGGCGAAACATGAGCAGCGCCGGGCTCGCGAGGCAGAGGACCAAGTCGATGCCCAGCTCGGAGCCCTTCGTCCCCAAGAGGGCCATGGCCGTCGATCTGTTTCCCCACACCTCGCACTGCGAGATGGTCATGCTCTTCGAGAGGTGA
- the LOC119346984 gene encoding uncharacterized protein LOC119346984 isoform X1: protein MDSPRTEQQSSSSGTTSTITNPMQGVGGGGGPTPDDQRAKRPPHLSIDIPAATSAPLTPTAAAEAEAVAATPGSTASRTPGSASGSGKNGAPAKSPAPQRTPSFMLRQTVRSLLPGGGSFKSSVRGYEASLSRLFSGRIARTASLPAVDHALAASVHAADKTPPSVPAAAADNKTGMHRSQSLPMNMKKFSSAKSIKRMNSLGGVYRVVPSTPRATAAATAATSNAAPDIVPTEPGVGEGEDDHGEDIAEEEAVCRICMVELSEGGGAMKLECSCRGELALAHTDCALKWFGIKGTRTCEVCKQEVQNLPVTLLRVQSTRGGDASRAGAGANGPRYVRYRLWHGTPILVVISILAYFCFLEQLLVAHNGFAALAISLPFSCILGLFSSLTTTSMVARRYVWIYAAIQFLFVVFFTHLFYRYLHLQAVISIILATFAGFGVGMIGNSIIIEVLRWRTMAPAHQRHARRPPRVAQQQQPAPASSQPSAAEEGQRSATVDVENPAIPQA, encoded by the exons ATGGATTCCCCACGGACGGAGCAG CAGAGTAGCAGCAGCGGTACTACTTCTACCATCACAAATCCAATGCAAggagtcggaggaggaggcggccctaCGCCTGACGACCAGCGGGCCAAGAGGCCGCCGCACCTCTCCATCGACATCCCGGCGGCGACCAGCGCCCCCCTCACACCGACGGCGGCGGCAGAGGCAGAAGCCGTAGCTGCAACTCCGGGCTCCACCGCCAGCAGAACACCAGGTTCTGCCTCGGGTTCCGGCAAGAACGGTGCCCCAGCCAAGTCCCCAGCGCCGCAGCGCACGCCGTCCTTCATGCTGCGGCAGACGGTGCGGAGCCTCCTGCCGGGAGGGGGCAGCTTCAAGTCCTCGGTCAGAGGCTACGAGGCCTCCCTCTCCAGGCTCTTCAGCGGAAGGATCGCCAGGACGGCCTCGCTCCCGGCCGTGGACCACGCCCTGGCGGCCTCCGTGCACGCCGCCGACAAGACTCCGCCCAGcgttcctgccgccgccgct GACAACAAGACGGGCATGCACCGCTCGCAgtccctccccatgaacatgaagaAGTTCAGCTCCGCCAAGAGCATCAAGAGGATGAACTCGCTCGGCGGCGTGTACCGCGTCGTCCCCTCCACGCcgcgagccaccgccgccgccaccgccgcgaccAGCAATGCCGCGCCGGACATAGTCCCCACAGAACCAG GGGTCGGAGAGGGGGAAGACGACCATGGGGAGGACatcgcggaggaggaggcggtgtgcCGGATCTGCATGGTGGAGCTCTCCGAGGGAGGCGGCGCCATGAAGCTCGAGTGCTCCTGCAGGGGTGAGCTCGCACTAGCCCACACCGACTGCGCCCTCAAGTGGTTCGGCATCAAGGGCACCAGGACCTGCGAGGTGTGCAAGCAGGAGGTCCAGAACCTCCCCGTCACCCTGCTACGCGTCCAGAGCACGCGCGGCGGCGACGCCAGCCGTGCCGGTGCCGGCGCCAACGGGCCGCGGTACGTCCGGTACAG GCTGTGGCATGGGACACCTATCCTGGTGGTCATCAGCATCCTGGCATACTTCTGCTTCTTGGAGCAACTGCTG GTTGCGCATAACGGCTTCGCCGCCCTGGCGATATCGCTGCCCTTCTCGTGCATCCTAGGCCTCTTCTCATCACTCACCACAACAAGCATGG TGGCGAGGAGATACGTGTGGATCTACGCCGCGATCCAGTTCctcttcgtcgtgttcttcacgcaTTTGTTCTACAGATAT ctgcatctgcaggctgtgataTCCATCATCCTGGCAACCTTTGCGGGTTTCGGCGTGGGGATGATCGGCAACTCCATCATCATCGAGGTGCTCAGGTGGAGGACGATGGCCCCTGCCCACCAGCGCCATGCTCGCAGGCCACCACGTGtcgcccagcagcagcagccagCTCCGGCATCCAGTCAGCCTTCAGCTGCAGAGGAGGGACAGCGTAGCGCCACCGTCGACGTCGAGAACCCCGCCATCCCTCAAGCATAG
- the LOC119346984 gene encoding uncharacterized protein LOC119346984 isoform X2, which yields MDSPRTEQSSSSGTTSTITNPMQGVGGGGGPTPDDQRAKRPPHLSIDIPAATSAPLTPTAAAEAEAVAATPGSTASRTPGSASGSGKNGAPAKSPAPQRTPSFMLRQTVRSLLPGGGSFKSSVRGYEASLSRLFSGRIARTASLPAVDHALAASVHAADKTPPSVPAAAADNKTGMHRSQSLPMNMKKFSSAKSIKRMNSLGGVYRVVPSTPRATAAATAATSNAAPDIVPTEPGVGEGEDDHGEDIAEEEAVCRICMVELSEGGGAMKLECSCRGELALAHTDCALKWFGIKGTRTCEVCKQEVQNLPVTLLRVQSTRGGDASRAGAGANGPRYVRYRLWHGTPILVVISILAYFCFLEQLLVAHNGFAALAISLPFSCILGLFSSLTTTSMVARRYVWIYAAIQFLFVVFFTHLFYRYLHLQAVISIILATFAGFGVGMIGNSIIIEVLRWRTMAPAHQRHARRPPRVAQQQQPAPASSQPSAAEEGQRSATVDVENPAIPQA from the exons ATGGATTCCCCACGGACGGAGCAG AGTAGCAGCAGCGGTACTACTTCTACCATCACAAATCCAATGCAAggagtcggaggaggaggcggccctaCGCCTGACGACCAGCGGGCCAAGAGGCCGCCGCACCTCTCCATCGACATCCCGGCGGCGACCAGCGCCCCCCTCACACCGACGGCGGCGGCAGAGGCAGAAGCCGTAGCTGCAACTCCGGGCTCCACCGCCAGCAGAACACCAGGTTCTGCCTCGGGTTCCGGCAAGAACGGTGCCCCAGCCAAGTCCCCAGCGCCGCAGCGCACGCCGTCCTTCATGCTGCGGCAGACGGTGCGGAGCCTCCTGCCGGGAGGGGGCAGCTTCAAGTCCTCGGTCAGAGGCTACGAGGCCTCCCTCTCCAGGCTCTTCAGCGGAAGGATCGCCAGGACGGCCTCGCTCCCGGCCGTGGACCACGCCCTGGCGGCCTCCGTGCACGCCGCCGACAAGACTCCGCCCAGcgttcctgccgccgccgct GACAACAAGACGGGCATGCACCGCTCGCAgtccctccccatgaacatgaagaAGTTCAGCTCCGCCAAGAGCATCAAGAGGATGAACTCGCTCGGCGGCGTGTACCGCGTCGTCCCCTCCACGCcgcgagccaccgccgccgccaccgccgcgaccAGCAATGCCGCGCCGGACATAGTCCCCACAGAACCAG GGGTCGGAGAGGGGGAAGACGACCATGGGGAGGACatcgcggaggaggaggcggtgtgcCGGATCTGCATGGTGGAGCTCTCCGAGGGAGGCGGCGCCATGAAGCTCGAGTGCTCCTGCAGGGGTGAGCTCGCACTAGCCCACACCGACTGCGCCCTCAAGTGGTTCGGCATCAAGGGCACCAGGACCTGCGAGGTGTGCAAGCAGGAGGTCCAGAACCTCCCCGTCACCCTGCTACGCGTCCAGAGCACGCGCGGCGGCGACGCCAGCCGTGCCGGTGCCGGCGCCAACGGGCCGCGGTACGTCCGGTACAG GCTGTGGCATGGGACACCTATCCTGGTGGTCATCAGCATCCTGGCATACTTCTGCTTCTTGGAGCAACTGCTG GTTGCGCATAACGGCTTCGCCGCCCTGGCGATATCGCTGCCCTTCTCGTGCATCCTAGGCCTCTTCTCATCACTCACCACAACAAGCATGG TGGCGAGGAGATACGTGTGGATCTACGCCGCGATCCAGTTCctcttcgtcgtgttcttcacgcaTTTGTTCTACAGATAT ctgcatctgcaggctgtgataTCCATCATCCTGGCAACCTTTGCGGGTTTCGGCGTGGGGATGATCGGCAACTCCATCATCATCGAGGTGCTCAGGTGGAGGACGATGGCCCCTGCCCACCAGCGCCATGCTCGCAGGCCACCACGTGtcgcccagcagcagcagccagCTCCGGCATCCAGTCAGCCTTCAGCTGCAGAGGAGGGACAGCGTAGCGCCACCGTCGACGTCGAGAACCCCGCCATCCCTCAAGCATAG